The genomic DNA CTATATTACTTAAAATTTTTTAAAAATATTTTCATCTAAAATAATTATTATAATGTAATTGTATAAACAAAGTGATAATATAATGAAAATAGAAAGCGAAATAGCCTAGCCAGCATGTAAGCACATCATAAACAAATAGTGACTTGAATTTAAAGAACCGCATACTTCAGTATCTCTTTTAATCTTTTTAATCCGGTATACTTTGCTAATTCTTCAATGTTTAATCTTCCATTTTCTCTAATCCATATTATCCTCTTAGCTGTTCTAGGACCTATACCAGGAACTTTCAGTAGCTCGCTATAGTCTGCAGTGCGCAAGTCTATAGGGTAGAATTCCCTGTTTATAGTAGCATAAGCCTTTTTCAGATTCTTGTATGGCAGAAACATTCGCTTATTGTTTATTAAAACTTTAAATTCTTCAAAACTAAAATTATAGTCTCTCATCAGGTAGAAGGCTTGATATAATCTTCTAACTCTATCTATAGAACATGGTTTATGATTTTCCAGGGGGGTGTTTGGAATAGGCTCGAACGGGCTATAGAAAACCCTGGTTAGTTTATATTTTTTCAATAGAAACTCTGTCGTTTTCAGAATTTCTAGATCATCGTTACCAACGCCAACTATGATTTGCGTCGCTATACCAGCCTTGAGAATGCCATCATTAACTTTTTCTTTTCGAATTCTCGAGGCGATATCAAGAACTTTTAATATATCGTTTTTATAACTTCCCTTGTCTGGCGCTATTTCGTAGAATACGCTGGGAGTAGCTGCTTCAATATTGACACCTAGCCGATCGACATATGAGCTGCCCTCTTCAATCAAATATTTAGGCGTGCCGGGCATAAGTCTCAGATTGATATAGCCTTTGAAACCTTTCATTCTCAAGTTTTTTACTATCTCGAGCTGCTTTTCCACAACCGATTCTGGATCTTTAAAAACGCTTGAAGAAAGGAAGAAGCCTTCTATCCTACCCATTTTCCACAGCTTGAGAACATTATTAACAAGCTTCTCAGTCTTCCATGCAGTTCTAATGGTATGCCTACTCCTTCTAAAGGCACAATATTTGCAGTCGTTGGTGCAAGTTGATGAGAGTAGTGTTTTAAAAAGTGGAACTTGCCTACCCTTATACCATGACATGTAGATAGGGTCGTCCCAGTCCCATCTGGACAAGGCATTTAACGGATGTTCTATCCCCAGCCATGTGCTAAGGTAAAGTTGCATAGCTTCATAAAATTTTACCTAGAAACCTAACATAAAGTAGATGTTAATAAAGAGTAGATTGAAACTATTTAACACCTTTTCTGCGTTTAAACAAGACGTAGAACGCTAGCGCAGAGACTATAACGGCCGATAAGATGCCGACTGGTAGCAGATTGTTGAAAGGCTTTTCCTCTTCAATGTTTTTCTCTTTTTCTAAGGTGAGTGTTAAGGTCTTTGGAGAATCTAGTTTTAGTACTATTTCTTTCTTTTTGTAGCCTTCTGCGCTGATGAAAATTCTATATTTTCCTTTGAAAAGTTTAAGCGTTTCATTTAAAGCAGGCGAGTATCTCGCGATTAAATAACCTTTTTCGTAATCGAAAATGTATGCGGAATAGTTTTTCAATTCTTCTCCTTCCTCTCCTTTAATCGAGAATGTGACAAGTAAATATTCTTGTTGTTTAAATGGAACTGTTATGTTAATCATCGTATCGCATTTTACCTCTATACTTTTTCTTACAAAATCGTCATTCCATAACACTGCTAGCTCATAAAATCCCGGCTTCATTTCGAAAGCGCAAAAGCCCGTATCGTCCGTTTTCGTTTTTGATATCAAGCCTCCGTCTTGAGAGTATAAGAATACCTTGGTCCCTCCTACCGGCTTGCCGTCCGGTAACGTTACGAAAACCTCTAGACGATAAACGTCTGGCATAAGCACTATCTCCACAGACATGTCACTTGTCAAATTTATAATTTTCAATGCTTCGCGGTAATCTTCCTTTGAGACGAGAATAGTGTACAATCCAGCTGGTAAATGAAAAGTCCATGTCCCATTATTTATAATGAAGCTTTCATCTAATTCTTTAATTGTTAGATTTGCATTTTCTACAATCTGACCGGATTTATCTAGTATAGTTATAGAAAGTTTAAAATAGTTATCCTCTACTACCTCCTTGCGAACATAACAGTATACAAGAACGGATTGGGCTTTTTTTGCAGAGTAGATAAATACCCTGCTAGCATCTTCTGAAAACTCGAACAAGTCATAGCTCGCATTTAATAGAATGTTGATTACTTTCACTCCAATTCTATAGATTGAAAGTTTTGCAATATCATCCCCTATCCTATGATGGTAAACTAAGATAGTAAAATTATTTGCCAGTACTATTCTAAGCTCATCGCCACTAGATATAACTAGTCTAATTTTTTTAGTGTATACAACACCGTATAGTGGATTTACTATTTTTACCTGTATATTACCAGATTGTTCATTTATGAAATAAATATATTTAGAATCAGGCGACAAGCCTTGATATTTCCCTAAGCCTGCGGTTTCTATCTCTTTAATTTTTTCAAAGCTATGCTTTGAAAAATCCAGCTTATAAACTACTATTTTATTATATTCAGGTTTTTCGCCTGTATGAATCATAACTAACTCGTCTTTTTTACCGGTGGAGATTATATCTTCTAAATGCTTTACTTTCTCCATTCTTAACTCTTCTACGCCGTTTTTATTGAAGAATCTAACATTTCTCTCTTTGTTAGATATGCATACGCCGCAAAAAGTTTCCATAGTTAAGGCTACTATAGAGTAATCGTCGTAGAATATGATCTTGTAGACATCTTTTACAACTTTCTTTTCCCATAAAATCTTATTATTTTCCAAGTCTATGTAGTAGATCTTGTTCAGAACATCGTTAAGTCTTTTTCTAATTCCTCCAGCGGCTACATATTTTTCGTCTTTAGAAAATGCTACAACTTTAATCTTGCTTGGAATCTCAAAAATTCGTGTAATATTTTCCAGGATATCAATTATGACGAGTTTCTTAGGAGCATCTTGGAAATAATATAGATATTTAGCAGATGGAGAAAAGCCAGCCGTCCATATATTGCCATAATACTTGAATTTATATATCAGCGTTCCATTACGATAAACGAATAGACTGTTATTGCCAAGAAAAACAGCTATATACGTGCCATTAGAGGAAACAACAAGCTTTTTCAGCTTTACAGTGTAGGTGAAATTGTATTTAAGCGCGTAGTCCCAGTAGAAAGAAGCATTCTCATTGGATGCTTCGATCTTAGGTAAACAAAATATTGAAATTATGAGCAATAGCGCCAGTAGTATAGTCCATCTCATCTCTGAACAACCTCGTTATATGATAGGTATTGATAATAAAAAATTATCTATTGCTTACCTCAACTTCGGATAGACCACTATTTGCCTGTTGTTACGTATTAATCCTATTCTAACGGTTTCACCGCTGCTTTTTCTGCTTACCAGTTTTTGCAAATCCTTTACTGTGAAAACAGGTTCGCCGTCGACGGAAAGGATAATGTCTCCGTTTATTATTCCGCTTTCCTCGGCTGGGCTTCGAGGGTGAACGTGAACTACTAAAGCGCCTCTGTTAATAGGTAAGCCATAGTAGCTGGCAAGGCTTGACGTTACGTTTACACAGCTTACTCCAAGAAAAGCTTTGCGCACTTTACCATATTGTAGAAGCTGGTTAAGCAAGTCTTTAACACTGTTTATAGGTATAGCAAAGCCTATGCCTTGGGCAAAAGGTATGATAGCCGTGTTTATTCCTATAACTTCTCCGTTTAAGTTTACTAGCGGACCACCACTATTGCCCGGATTGATAGCAGCGTCTGTTTGTATTAAGCTTTCCAAGACAACGCTTGGAGATTTTATGGTTCGGTTTAGAGCACTTATAACTCCCATTGTTACTGTTGGAGGACCCTCTAAGCCGAGAGGATTTCCAATGGCTAAAACAATTTGTCCTACTTTAAGCTTGTCAGAATCGCCAAGCTTTAAAGGTTTAAGCTCTATTTTTTCTGAAATTTTTAAAAGCGCGAAATCTCTTGAAGGGTCTCGACCAACAATAGTAGCATCCACTAGCCTGCCATCACGCAACACGACTCTTACCTTATTTACCTTAGCAACTACATGATTTGAAGTTGCTATATAACCGTCCTCTCGGACTACAAAGCCGGAGCCAAAGCCTTGCAGAGGAACTGGTATGAGGAAGAAATCCATTACTTTGACGGTAGATATTCCTACTACGCTTTGACTTACATCTTCCACAACTTTAG from Thermoproteales archaeon includes the following:
- a CDS encoding helix-hairpin-helix domain-containing protein, whose protein sequence is MQLYLSTWLGIEHPLNALSRWDWDDPIYMSWYKGRQVPLFKTLLSSTCTNDCKYCAFRRSRHTIRTAWKTEKLVNNVLKLWKMGRIEGFFLSSSVFKDPESVVEKQLEIVKNLRMKGFKGYINLRLMPGTPKYLIEEGSSYVDRLGVNIEAATPSVFYEIAPDKGSYKNDILKVLDIASRIRKEKVNDGILKAGIATQIIVGVGNDDLEILKTTEFLLKKYKLTRVFYSPFEPIPNTPLENHKPCSIDRVRRLYQAFYLMRDYNFSFEEFKVLINNKRMFLPYKNLKKAYATINREFYPIDLRTADYSELLKVPGIGPRTAKRIIWIRENGRLNIEELAKYTGLKRLKEILKYAVL
- a CDS encoding carboxypeptidase regulatory-like domain-containing protein; translation: MRWTILLALLLIISIFCLPKIEASNENASFYWDYALKYNFTYTVKLKKLVVSSNGTYIAVFLGNNSLFVYRNGTLIYKFKYYGNIWTAGFSPSAKYLYYFQDAPKKLVIIDILENITRIFEIPSKIKVVAFSKDEKYVAAGGIRKRLNDVLNKIYYIDLENNKILWEKKVVKDVYKIIFYDDYSIVALTMETFCGVCISNKERNVRFFNKNGVEELRMEKVKHLEDIISTGKKDELVMIHTGEKPEYNKIVVYKLDFSKHSFEKIKEIETAGLGKYQGLSPDSKYIYFINEQSGNIQVKIVNPLYGVVYTKKIRLVISSGDELRIVLANNFTILVYHHRIGDDIAKLSIYRIGVKVINILLNASYDLFEFSEDASRVFIYSAKKAQSVLVYCYVRKEVVEDNYFKLSITILDKSGQIVENANLTIKELDESFIINNGTWTFHLPAGLYTILVSKEDYREALKIINLTSDMSVEIVLMPDVYRLEVFVTLPDGKPVGGTKVFLYSQDGGLISKTKTDDTGFCAFEMKPGFYELAVLWNDDFVRKSIEVKCDTMINITVPFKQQEYLLVTFSIKGEEGEELKNYSAYIFDYEKGYLIARYSPALNETLKLFKGKYRIFISAEGYKKKEIVLKLDSPKTLTLTLEKEKNIEEEKPFNNLLPVGILSAVIVSALAFYVLFKRRKGVK
- a CDS encoding trypsin-like peptidase domain-containing protein, with amino-acid sequence MFELEEKITKVVEDVSQSVVGISTVKVMDFFLIPVPLQGFGSGFVVREDGYIATSNHVVAKVNKVRVVLRDGRLVDATIVGRDPSRDFALLKISEKIELKPLKLGDSDKLKVGQIVLAIGNPLGLEGPPTVTMGVISALNRTIKSPSVVLESLIQTDAAINPGNSGGPLVNLNGEVIGINTAIIPFAQGIGFAIPINSVKDLLNQLLQYGKVRKAFLGVSCVNVTSSLASYYGLPINRGALVVHVHPRSPAEESGIINGDIILSVDGEPVFTVKDLQKLVSRKSSGETVRIGLIRNNRQIVVYPKLR